One Oncorhynchus kisutch isolate 150728-3 linkage group LG13, Okis_V2, whole genome shotgun sequence DNA window includes the following coding sequences:
- the LOC116353141 gene encoding uncharacterized protein LOC116353141 isoform X2 has translation MRRHCWVIVLAGMLSYFNPERALGAPQREVSQSRAASLSSPPYVVILISCSGLVSFVLLLFTCLCCKKGGVGFNEFDNAEGEECSGGSSPAQEDSLSSCPSLPEVYTLPLRDRANCLALQDGSDSKSKYFRRHTLNYLQEIGNGWFGKVILAEVLCDCSSSQAVVKELRVSASPLEQRKFLAESEPYRSLQHPNILQCLGQCSESIPFLLVMEFCQLGDLKRYLRAQRKSDGMTPDLLTREMLTLQRMAFEITSGLLHLHENNYIHSDLALRNCLLTSDLTVRIGDYGLSHNHYKDDYYLTSDKLWIPLRWIAPELLEEYRGSLIVTDQTKTSNLWSLGVVIWELFEFGSQPHRHLSDEEVLTFVIRERQITLAQPRLKLSHADYWYEIMQSCWLPPSQRPSIAEVFLLLSSLLAAERGMSRRSVGEDEEDEDEEYEEGRGRRGESDESFERRWDSLRPPAFQAAASERQREREYGRDDRGNSYPLLEAVGNCITPSSTELDDILTVTETSKGLNFEYFWEKAHAKRGYQPLPPPQPIPTVNPSHRQSLDTPTVVPVISARSPSLASEYFIRLEEHTPQDKSPSLKGKVQSFRSDSLCPGDLELVEIRSGMLGKERAPYSSDEEYTGRGGKSIQTIRSSEVQIRVPNTGVAEFKDTSSRVTDFSVVDLGDDDEEGGGEGDSRSSIGSQAPVLPPKPRSMSTSSGNHLHSRPLPAPPLGYHRVGLGLGHYSMSGKIETMDPLTGSCLPSSYDHLGFHRPRQTMPPSPSLSPSLPQSSHPIYPTPQTCPPPLPPHYKPQRGLYHSYGVGSYSRYSKPQMYSQREPLSCDDSDRQGGVRRTASLHNTKGTSNFRSKDFDSPVRRQNVFRPVYRNISHSESGGPRIERHSSSSPTYSDEDDSPFMSPEKPSGGGTTVPTSSLSEDADPATAELFSRGMKRTQSRLATILPAIWREDAELQADSVTDAKISPMHLFLTEISSVSESNDAKSKEGRTSWEGETEREKKRDGERSGNFLQPLRGGMRRSRSLATELGSTEQTLGPDRNTQMGTEVERVMKGSIQRDLFLTEITNTGRMDAGMERDPVKFLHPPGSRSRPYTYTCAPGLPSYAEAEEAYSRGMRRSRSLLSEITVGRQESESQETEKETEKGQMTREEFLKEIQSAETFLTEIISRQNATSSNKHCEDLSQSPTPMSPEYESICIDPDSSQTIRFQSESSIRTSNRGKDDVAPEAIYAQVTKRAKKSEMKVTIRPEIPVLQIGTNKQSVKQEEGCPTDTTCLKDSPSSLTDPTADTNSHPDSQPQPGDFVFSEIMPKNGLLLYQTFPSTKTEDVSEGPALPVRETQRVRERVELTRQAQVQSLSRDSVTGGVEESEKNPCDDESPIYVDEKESRGQNNVGERSCERMKGDAEVRDTGQGCQKQEVADDILHDLTTETSETDRACQIESKDHKEEGSESSKGCDSQMKNNTSHCSTAQSHDPNVESYLQINKQNSQINQEGRSDPSQKSPEAVPTTPDWDPSSDLSLSTMTPSDSFISSLTPSSADCLTPGDPCVGGEGPGGWRVLGTETPHRDSAYFSDNDWEGEGLSRKGSDGLNVTRPGSGRGGERGTLTGIEEKTELEDEGETRGKSPLKRISNKGIDIEREKETVLEQNAHVQDISQNSDDGYKDMSSIQENDLSLKEVEHKTGLESEQREDSGMFHNESGESDEKGLVHPGLLSDNSQTKENNEFIAKLFSNLDDAPLKGFSYNDGTHICNHYTEGVISHVESNDFRFHDSTDKDLTLPSNSTTKTDCLKLISAIQTKDNKLENEELPGIEERENDNSMKDTTEPVTALHGDHDNRESRLSRFYGIQTSEVKLSDDIPVVLDPNDGESTNDEESKLSSSFWAEGDTEVSEREDGQDLEIQHTDANELGLRNLCYSEESEDERAKAKSETEKQLAAGELCNAMKEKSPQRGPVTGSQSGSLRKDGSAETVDRESSKDLEMKAKELWNTLEEGEGRGEGVVRGEFDCHRYQQGDLHLWPSENDQWASPENRSQEAELGLEFFSAFGKTWEEREQLVVGREFWEAEENDELAESEPHPAVLQDSEDTSNDEGQGRVAYLEIKGELSQKQVLSSSIDSQLSQAVDVQQEENIENPDRFDDDDDEQNVEDDQLVVEVENREIPEHETNARGREQFRSLTEMGGDSESQTASLLNDLDGNIAQDEGNQNFNRLNHLSEIQMEEGAMAENNIEKEQDFELDNHLAPTVKSIYLGVSICLTGVPQIDLSGLQHIEPSMHIEEADSTRQLVGEDREGGVDIVNTSEDLRDISLLCDLVSYPNDNDLEDIASCTDLSGSHGDNFQFSSVDFPSPPPSMDLDMQEDRLQSLDDYFPSPPPSVIEIDDDRGLINLDYLGSDFITSAERDPTMPPTPHTDIPEPPPLPPATTHSRGISANLDLSPVHPTLPLFSGESQKQSRLTSNISEDDRNNLSQKNTTTTLPSFLQSPLNTIPELLISEWKDLDEEPLEDFEKLEQLCCISGDEEDTLGDLFLENLELLESMKKTPEQKTKGSGESDKGEATCGTSMPEGKRRVELKEEVDGISESADWLARLVPSAVQDIPTGAKLSPQEERRELQFPSALSPCHSPDSKDQRSLSKMPTKNGLMMQVCEERLQFSLCENVKTNVLRGATVSDSVILRPWGDQSFDGGGDAVSVKDVGSEEEPDTEPNSEPQSESDATDSEPLTVIQQPEVTPTQPVANQAMKAKLARLSLSLSLPPLPLALPLSSSPKGGFREGGLHRDRSGRRRGVSPGSDPDEDEEEEQEDEGSRRVIVVTETDVGKRVGLRSLLKSPREPIDKEKDRGRNVSFFDDVTVYLFDQETPTSELSSSTCTSPAPAPNKSTKFDLHGANSKGKDSKRKGDLSVKPRSPVGANPVTSSRFTVSPADDPHLV, from the exons ATGCGACGACACTGCTGGGTGATAGTGCTGGCGGGGATGTTGTCGTACTTCAACCCGGAGAGAGCCCTTGGAGCCCCGCAGAGAGAAG TCTCTCAATCCAGGGCTgcgtctctctcttctccgcccTACGTCGTCATTCTCATCTCTTGCTCGGGGCTCGTCTCCTTTGTTTTACTGCTCTTCACCTGTCTGTGCTGTAAGAAGGGAGGAGTGGGATTCAAT GAGTTTGACAATGCAGAGGGGGAGGAGTGTTCTGGGGGTTCTAGCCCCGCCCAGGAGGACAGTCTGTCCTCTTGCCCCTCCCTCCCGGAGGTCTACACCCTCCCACTCAGGGACAGGGCTAACTGCCTCGCCCTGCAGGATGGCTCAG ACTCTAAGTCGAAGTACTTCCGTAGGCACACTCTCAACTACCTTCAGGAAATAGGAAATGGCTGGTTTGGAAAG gtgATCCTAGCGGAGGTGCTGTGTGACTGCAGCTCCTCCCAGGCCGTGGTGAAGGAGTTGCGGGTCAGTGCCAGCCCTCTGGAGCAGAGGAAGTTCTTGGCTGAGTCTGAGCCATACAG GAGTCTCCAACATCCCAACATCCTTCAGTGTTTGGGCCAATGCAGCGAGAGCATTCCCTTCCTGCTGGTCATGGAGTTCTGTCAGTTG GGTGACCTGAAGAGGTACCTGAGAGCCCAGAGGAAGTCAGATGGGATGACCCCTGACCTTCTGACCCGGGAAATGCTGACCCTGCAGAGGATGGCGTTTGAAATCACCTCTGGCCTGCTGCACCTCCACGAGAATAACTACATCCACAG TGATCTGGCTTTGAGGAACTGTCTCCTTACCTCTGACCTCACTGTCAGAATCGGAGACTATGGGCTGTCTCACAACCACTACAAg GATGACTATTACCTAACATCAGACAAGCTGTGGATTCCCCTGAGGTGGATAGCGCCAGAGCTTCTGGAGGAGTACAGAGGATCTCTGATCGTCACTGACCAGACCAAGACCAGCAATCTGTG GTCTCTGGGGGTGGTGATCTGGGAGCTGTTTGAGTTTGGTTCTCAGCCTCACAGGCACCTGAGTGATGAGGAAGTGTTGACCTTCgtcatcagagagagacagatcaccCTGgcccagccacggctcaaactcTCCCATGCTGACTACTG GTATGAGATCATGCAGTCCTGCTGGCTCCCTCCTTCCCAACGCCCCTCCATCGCTGaggtattcctcctcctctcctcccttctggcTGCTGAGCGAGGGATGTCCCGAAGGAGTGTGGGAGAGGACGAGGAGGATGAGGACGAGGAGtatgaggaagggagaggaagaagaggagagagcgatGAGTCATTTGAAAGACGGTGGGATTCTCTCCGTCCTCCGGCCTTCCAGGCTGCAGCGAgtgaacgacagagagagagggagtatggGAGGGATGACAGGGGGAACTCCTACCCTCTACTGGAAGCCGTGGGGAACTGCATCACCCCATCCTCCACAGAACTCGATGACATCCTGACAGTCACGGAGACCAGTAAAGGGTTAAATTTTGAGTACTTCTGGGAAAAGGCCCATGCGAAGCGGGGCTACCAACCACTTCCTCCTCCCCAGCCAATCCCGACGGTCAACCCCTCCCACAGACAATCCCTGGACACACCCACTGTTGTCCCTGTGATAAGTGCACGTAGCCCCTCCCTCGCCAGCGAGTACTTCATCCGATTGGAGGAGCACACCCCTCAGGATAAGTCCCCATCTCTTAAAGGGAAAGTGCAATCTTTCCGTTCTGACTCGTTGTGTCCTGGAGATCTGGAGCTAGTGGAGATACGCAGCGGAATGCTGGGCAAAGAACGCGCGCCGTACAGTTCTGATGAGGAATACACTGGGCGAGGAGGGAAATCCATCCAGACCATCCGATCCAGTGAAGTCCAGATAAGAGTCCCCAACACTGGGGTGGCAGAGTTCAAAGACACCTCCAGTAGGGTGACTGACTTCTCTGTGGTGGATTTAggagatgatgatgaggagggggggggtgaaggagacAGTAGGTCATCCATTGGTTCTCAGGCCCCTGTCCTGCCTCCCAAGCCACGTTCTATGTCAACCTCATCTGGCAACCACCTCCACTCGcgccccctccctgctcctcctttGGGCTACCACCGAGTAGGACTTGGGCTGGGTCACTATTCCATGAGTGGTAAGATAGAAACGATGGACCCTCTGACGGGCAGCTGCCTGCCATCATCATATGATCACTTAGGGTTCCACCGTCCTCGTCAGACCATGCCCCCCTCCCCGTCACTGTCCCCCTCCCTACCCCAGTCCAGCCACCCCATCTACCCCACTCCCCAAAcatgtcctccccctctcccaccccactacaAGCCCCAAAGGGGCCTGTATCACAGCTATGGTGTAGGTAGCTACTCCAGATACAGTAAGCCCCAGATGTACTCTCAAAGAGAGCCACTATCCTGTGACGACTCAGACCGACAAGGTGGTGTACGGCGCACAGCATCCTTGCACAACACAAAGGGAACATCCAATTTCCGCTCAAAAGACTTTGACTCTCCTGTACGACGCCAGAACGTATTTCGCCCTGTTTACCGCAACATCTCCCACTCCGAGTCCGGGGGCCCCAGAATTGAGAGGCACTCGTCCTCCAGTCCCACCTATTCAGATGAGGATGACTCCCCCTTTATGTCCCCTGAGAAACCCAGTGGGGGAGGGACAACCGTCCCAACCTCTAGTTTGTCAGAGGATGCGGATCCGGCCACAGCCGAGCTCTTCTCCAGGGGTATGAAGAGGACCCAGTCGCGCCTCGCCACCATCCTGCCTGCCATCTGGAGGGAGGACGCAGAACTGCAGGCGGATAGCGTAACCGACGCCAAGATATCCCCCATGCACCTGTTTCTGACTGAGATCTCTAGTGTGTCAGAGTCAAATGATGCCAAGTCCAAGGAGGGGAGGACCTcatgggagggagagacagagcgggagaAGAAAAGGGATGGGGAGAGGTCAGGGAACTTCCTCCAGCCCTTGAGAGGGGGGATGCGTCGGTCCCGGTCGCTGGCCACAGAGCTGGGCTCTACAGAACAGACATTGGggccagacagaaacacacagatgGGGACAGAGGTGGAGAGGGTGATGAAAGGCTCCATCCAGAGAGATCTATTCCTCACTGAGATCACAAACACAGGAAGGATGGATGCAGGCATGGAGAGAGATCCGGTGAAGTTCCTCCACCCTCCTGGCTCCCGATCGCGTCCCTACACCTACACCTGCGCCCCCGGCCTCCCGTCCTACGCTGAGGCCGAGGAGGCATACTCCAGGGGCATGAGGAGATCCCGATCCCTCCTCTCCGAAATCACAGTGGGGAGGCAGGAGTCGGAGTcacaggagacggagaaggagacagagaagggaCAGATGACCAGAGAGGAGTTCCTGAAGGAGATCCAATCAGCAGAGACCTTTTTGACGGAGATCATATCCAGACAAAATGCAACCTCCTCTAACAAGCATTGCGAGGACTTGTCTCAGTCACCCACTCCAATGTCACCAGAATATGAGTCAATATGCATAGATCCTGACTCCTCTCAGACCATCCGTTTCCAATCAGAGAGTTCCATACGTACATCAAACAGAGGCAAAGACGATGTAGCACCGGAGGCCATTTACGCCCAAGTGACTAAACGGGCAAAAAAGAGTGAGATGAAGGTCACTATACGGCCTGAGATTCCAGTACTGCAAATAGGAACCAATAAACAGTCTGTCAAACAGGAAGAGGGATGTCCCACAGACACGACCTGTCTCAAGGACTCACCCAGCTCACTCACAGATCCCACCGCTGACACCAACTCTCACCCAGACTCTCAGCCCCAGCCTGGTGACTTTGTGTTCTCAGAGATAATGCCAAAAAATGGCCTCCTCCTTTACCAAACATTCCCCAGTACAAAAACAGAGGACGTTTCAGAAGGTCCAGCCTTACCTgtaagagaaacacagagagtcagagaaagGGTTGAGCTCACAAGACAAGCTCAAGTTCAATCTTTATCTCGAGACAGTGTTACTGGAGGAGTGGAAGAATCTGAAAAGAATCCCTGTGATGATGAGTCACCTATTTATGTagatgagaaagagagcaggGGTCAGAATAATGTTGGGGAAAGGAGTTGTGAGAGAATGAAAGGTGATGCTGAGGTCAGAGACACAGGGCAAGGATGTCAGAAGCAGGAAGTTGCTGATGACATTTTACATGACTTAACAACAGAGACATCTGAAACAGATAGAGCATGTCAAATTGAATCTAAAGATCACAAGGAAGAAGGGTCAGAGAGTTCAAAAGGTTGTGACAGTCAAATGAAGAACAACACATCACATTGTTCTACTGCTCAGTCACATGACCCAAATGTTGAAAGCTATTTACAAATCAACAAACAGAATTCACAGATCAACCAAGAAGGAAGGTCAGACCCAAGTCAAAAGAGCCCTGAGGCTGTTCCCACCACCCCAGACTGGGACCcatcctctgacctctctctctccaccatgacCCCCTCAGACTCATTCATTTCATCTTTGACCCCCAGTTCAGCCGACTGTCTGACCCCAGGTGACCCATGTGTTGGAGGTGAAGGACCAGGTGGTTGGAGGGTGCTGGGGACAGAAACCCCCCACAGAGACTCTGCCTACTTCTCTGACAatgactgggaaggggaggggCTTAGCAGGAAGGGCAGTGATGGACTGAACGTGACCAGACCCGGCAGCGGACGAGGCGGAGAGAGGGGGACGCTGACAGGAATAGAGGAGAAGACAGAATTAGAGGATGAGGGAGAAACCAGGGGAAAGAGTCCCTTGAAGAGGATTTCAAATAAGGGAATTGACATTGAGAGGGAAAAGGAGACAGTTCTTGAACAGAATGCTCATGTGCAGGATATTTCTCAAAACAGTGATGATGGATATAAAGACATGTCGAGTATTCAGGAGAACGATCTCAGTCTGAAAGAAGTAGAACATAAAACAGggttagaatcagaacagagagaagactctGGAATGTTCCACAATGAGAGTGGAGAGTCAGATGAAAAGGGCCTAGTCCATCCGGGACTCCTGTCTGATAACTCACAGACCAAGGAGAACAATGAGTTTATAGCTAAGCTGTTCTCTAATTTAGATGATGCACCTCTCAAAGGGTTCTCTTACAATGATGGAACTCACATTTGTAATCATTACACAGAAGGTGTGATTTCTCATGTGGAGTCAAATGATTTTAGATTCCATGACTCCACAGACAAAGACTTGACATTGCCTTCTAATAGTACCACTAAGACAGACTGTTTGAAATTAATATCTGCCATTCAGACAAAGGATAACAAACTTGAGAATGAAGAACTCCCAGGTAttgaagagagagaaaatgataatTCCATGAAAGACACTACGGAACCAGTGACGGCGTTACATGGCGACCATGACAACAGAGAATCCAGACTATCTAGGTTCTACGGTATTCAAACCAGCGAGGTCAAACTCAGTGACGATATTCCAGTAGTACTGGATCCCAACGACGGAGAGAGCACCAATGACGAAGAGAGCAAACTGTCCTCTTCTTTCTGGGCCGAGGGGGACACTGAGGTGTCTGAAAGAGAAGACGGGCAAGATCTGGAGATTCAACACACCGATGCCAATGAGCTTGGCCTGAGAAACTTGTGTTACTCAGAAGAAAGCGAAGACGAGAGGGCCAAGGCCaaatcagagacagagaaacagcttGCCGCTGGAGAGCTGTGTAACGCCATGAAGGAGAAATCTCCTCAAAGAGGACCAGTGACGGGGAGCCAGAGTGGGTCTTTGAGGAAGGATGGATCTGCTGAGACTGTGGACAGGGAGTCATCTAAGGATCTGGAGATGAAGGCTAAAGAGCTGTGGAACActctggaggagggggaggggagaggggaaggagtggTGAGGGGCGAGTTCGACTGTCACCGTTACCAGCAGGGAGACCTGCACCTGTGGCCATCGGAGAACGACCAGTGGGCCTCGCCGGAGAACAGAAGCCAGGAAGCTGAACTCGGATTGGAATTCTTCTCAGCGTTCGGAAAGacctgggaggagagggagcagcTGGTGGTAGGCCGGGAATTCTGGGAGGCTGAGGAGAACGATGAACTGGCGGAGAGTGAGCCTCATCCAGCCGTCCTCCAAGATAGTGAAGATACTTCTAATGACGAGGGGCAGGGACGGGTAGCCTACCTGGAAATAAAGGGAGAGTTGTCCCAGAAACAGGTTCTCTCCAGTAGCATTGACAGTCAGCTATCCCAGGCAGTGGATGTACAGCAAGAGGAAAATATAGAAAATCCAGATAggtttgatgatgatgatgatgagcaaAATGTTGAAGATGATCAGCTAGTGGTTGAGGTGGAAAACCGAGAAATCCCAGAGCATGAGACCAATGCAAGAGGGAGGGAGCAGTTCAGGTCACTCACTGAGATGGGTGGAGACAGTGAAAGTCAAACTGCATCTCTTCTAAACGACTTGGATGGAAACATTGCTCAAGATGAGGGAAATCAGAACTTCAACAGGTTGAATCATCTCAGTGAAATCCAAATGGAAGAAGGGGCAATGGCCGAAAATAACATAGAAAAAGAACAGGACTTTGAATTAGACAACCATCTTGCTCCCACAGTAAAGAGTATATATTTGGGTGTATCTATCTGCCTTACTGGAGTACCACAGATAGATTTATCAGGATTACAACATATTGAGCCAAGCATGCACATTGAAGAAGCTGACTCTACTCGCCAGCTTGTGGGGGAGGACAGAGAAGGGGGAGTAGACATTGTAAACACAAGTGAGGATTTAAGAGACATATCTCTTCTATGCGACCTGGTGTCTTATCCCAATGATAATGACTTGGAGGATATAGCCTCTTGTACAGATCTGTCTGGTTCACATGGAGACAACTTTCAGTTCAGTTCTGTAGACTTTCCCAGCCCTCCTCCTAGCATGGATCTTGATATGCAAGAAGACAGGTTACAGAGTTTAGATGATTATTTTCCTAGTCCCCCACCTTCTGTCATAGAAATAGACGACGATCGCGGTCTTATAAACCTTGATTATTTAGGCTCAGATTTCATTACCAGTGCTGAGAGAGACCCAACAATGCCCCCCACTCCTCACACTGATATCCCAGAGCCGCCCCCCTTACCACCCGCCACAACCCACAGCAGAGGGATCTCTGCAAACCTCGACCTTTCACCTGTACATCCAACACTTCCATTATTCTCAGGTGAAAGCCAGAAACAGAGCCGCCTTACATCAAACATATCCGAGGATGACAGAAATAACCTGTCCCAGAAAAACACAACCACCACACTCCCGTCATTCCTCCAGAGTCCCCTCAACACCATCCCAGAGCTGTTGATCTCTGAGTGGAAGGATTTGGACGAGGAGCCTCTGGAAGATTTTGAGAAACTGGAGCAGCTGTGTTGCATATCTGGGGATGAGGAGGACACCCTGGGTGACCTCTTCCTGGAGAATCTGGAGCTGTTGGAGTCTATGAAGAAGACCCCTGAGCAGAAAACTAAGGGTTCTGGAGAGAGCGATAAAGGTGAAGCGACCTGTGGGACCTCCATGcctgaggggaagaggagagtggaACTGAAAGAGGAAGTTGACGGAATCTCTGAGAGCGCTGACTGGCTAGCCAGGTTGGTTCCATCGGCGGTCCAAGACATCCCAACTGGGGCTAAACTTTCACCTCAGGAGGAGAGGCGTGAACTACAGTTCCCATCAGCCCTTTCACCATGTCATTCTCCTGACTCCAAGGACCAGAGGTCGCTTTCAAAAATGCCCACTAAAAATGGCCTAATGATGCAG GTGTGTGAGGAGAGACTGCAGTTCTCGCTCTGTGAGAACGTTAAAACGAACGTCCTCCGGGGGGCGACAGTGAGCGACAGCGTCATTCTCCGCCCATGGGGGGACCAGTCCTTCGATGGGGGCGGAGACGCAGTCAGTGTGAAGGATGTAGGAAG CGAAGAGGAGCCGGACACCGAACCCAATTCTGAACCCCAGAGTGAGTCTGATGCGACTGACAGTGAACCACTGACTGTGATCCAGCAGCCAGAAGTTACACCCACTCAGCCTGTGGCAAACCAAGCAATGAAAG CCAAACTGGCTcgcctgtccctctccctctccctccctcctctccctcttgctctccctctctcctccagtcccaAGGGCGGGTTCAGGGAGGGCGggctacacagagacaggagtgGGAGACGGAGGGGTGTGTCCCCAGGAAGTGACCCCGATGAGGATGAGGAAGAAGAACAGGAAGACGAAGGCTCCAGGAGGGTGATTGTTGTCACTGAAACAGACGTTGGCAAAAGGGTGGGGCTCAGGAGTCTGCTGAAGTCGCCAAGGGAACCAAtagacaaagagaaagacagagggagaaacgTGTCCTTTTTTGATGATGTCACTGTCTATCTCTTTGATCAG GAAACTCCAACCAGTGAGCTGAGTAGTTCCACCTGCACCAGTCCAGCTCCAGCTCCTAACAAAAGCACTAAATTTGATTTGCATG GAGCAAACAGCAAAGGCAAAGACTCCAAAAGAAAAGGGGACTTGTCAGTCAAACCGAGGTCGCCCGTGGGGGCCAACCCAGTGACATCCTCGCGTTTTACCGTCAGCCCAGCCGATGACCCCCACTTGGTGTGA